The genome window TGGGCGCAGACTCTACCGCTCACCGAGCTTCAGGAGCACTACGTCAAGACCTTCGACCTCAAACCCGACAACGCGCTGTATCTGACCCATCATCTCTTCGAGGAGCAAGACCGGGCGCGCGGCCCGGCGCTCGTCAAGCTCAGCGAATACTTCCAGGCTCAGGGCTATACCATCGAAAAGGGTGAGCTCCCTGATTATCTGCCGCTGTTGCTCGAATACGTCTCGACCTTGCCAGATGAACAAAACGCACGGCAGTTCTTGCACCAAGCCGTCGAGGTAGCGGCGTTACTCGCGCGGAATCTGGAAAACATGGAAAGCCCTTATGCCCTGTTGCTACACATCGTCGAGCGGCAAGGCCGACTCGCGGAAGCGGTGGCTCATGAAGCCCCTCGCGGAAATCGAGATCAAGCGCGGGCGGCGGCCAATCAATAGCTATTGCGGTATTTTCAGCTCATGTATCTACACCAGTTCCTCTTCGGCGTTTACCCCTACATCGCGTTGAGCGTCTTTTTCTTGGGCAGCGTCATCCGTTTCGACCGCGAGCAATACACCTGGAAAGCCGATTCCAGCCAGTTGCTGGCGCGTGAGCAGTTACGCCTGGGCAGCAACCTCTTCCACATCGGTATCCTGGCGCTCTTTGCCGGCCACTTTCTGGGACTCCTGACCCCCCATTCGGTCTGGTTGGCGGTCGGCGTCTCTGACCTCGCGCACCAGTCCCTGGCCATCCGGCGCCGGGGCGCTGTTTGGCGTCCTCAGCATGCTCGGGGGGGTGATCCTGTGGCGGCGCCGCATGTTTAACCCGAGGGTGCGCGCCACGTCGCGCTTCATGGACATGTTCATCCTCGATTGGCTGCTGGTGACCCTCGGCCTGGGCCTTTCCACGATCCCCTGGTCGCTCCAGCACGCGCTCAACGGCAATGCCACGGCGATGGTGTTGCTGGCCGAATGGGCCCAGGGCATCGCCACCTTCCGACCCGATCCGGCGCTACTCTCCGAAGTAGACCTGATCTACAAGGTGCACCTGTTCTTCGGCATGACGGTCTTCCTGCTGTTCCCCTTCACCCGGCTGGTCCACGCCTGGAGCATTCCCTTGACCTATCTTTTCCGGCCCTATCAGATCGTCCGCACCAAGTTTGTCCGCTACCACCGCTGATTCCTATGGGCAGAAAAAGGCGGGGTAGAACCGCCCCGCCTTGTTCGTGGTTTTTCCGTCCTTATTCGGCCACCGTACCGCCCTTGGCCTTACACTCCTCCTTGGTCAGCGATATCCAACCTTTCCCGGCGCACTCGTTTTTCCTTTGCAGCCGCTCAGATCGGCTGCGGTATTACACTCCGCTTTGCCTTTGCATGCGTTAACGCCGCCGCATTTAACCTTTCCTTCGGCGGCGGGGTGGACGTCTTGCGCAAGTAAGGGACTGCTCACGAATAATACCGCAGACAGCGGTGGCCAGCAAAATGCCCTTGGTATTATTCATACTCTTGCCTCCTGATTTTGGATAGATAACCCGGCCAGCTATTGACGTCCTGCTCAATAGCGGGTCGTTCAACGCACGCGCAGTATCATACTGCACTCCCCCGGCGTTCTCCATGAACACCAGTGATTTGTAGTCGTTAACTTCGTAGCACGGCGGGTCGTCATTGGTGACAGTCAAAGGTCCTCTTTATGAAGGTAAGGAACATGACAAGAGGGACTAGAATAAATGCCAAAGGCGGATTCCTCAGGACGGTAGTAGTGCGCAATGTATTGGAGTTAGCCTAGAAGCTGTCATCACGGCGAATTCGGATTCGACTATCTTACCTTGGACGCCTTACAAAGTTGAATGCCCAGCGCCGGGGTCATCGGGCACGAGGTTCGCGCATCGTGCCCCCGGAGGAAGCCCGCTATGCCCAAGAGCAAGCGATCACGGCAAGCACCCCGCCCGGCCGCGCTCGTCGATGAACGCCAAGCCAGTCTTTTCCAACATGGTATGAGGCTGGACGTGGGGGTGTTTCCAACGAGGTATGAGCCTGGTCCCATCATGCCATGGTGATCGACATGAACGAGACGCGACTGTGCGCGCTGAGGCAGCTCAGGGCTTTCCTGGAGGGGCCGCCCGCTCGGCGGGCTGTCGTCCACTGGACGACAGGCTCAATCCGCCTCGCCCCTCAAGCCGGCGCGAACACCATGTCCCGCACGACGTGCCCGCGTCGGCGAGCCCGCTGCTCATAGCGGGTGAGCGGGCGCCAGCATGGTCTCGGGGCGAAGGCGGCGGTCCCGGCCAGGTTCACGAAACCCGCCTCGCCGGACATCACCGACAGGATATGCAGGGCATAATTCTCCCAGTCCGTGGCCACGAAGACGAGTCCATGGGGCCGGAGTTTCTCCCGCAGAAGCCTGGCAAACGGGGGTTGGATCAAGCGGCGTTTGTGATGGCGCGACTTGGGCCAGGGGTCGGGAAAGAAGAGGTAGACGCCGGAAAGGGCCCGGTCCGGGACGCGCTCGGCAAGTGCCTCGGCGGCGTCGTCCGCGAGCACGCGGACATTGACCAGCGCGGCGGCGGCGATGTCGCGCATAAGACGCCCGAGGCCCGGCCGGTACACCTCGACCCCGAGGTAGTCGTTCTCGGGGTGGCGCGCGGCCAGGGCCACCAGGGTCTCTCCGGCCCCGCAGCCGATCTCCAGATAGCGCTCGGCCTCGCGCCCGAACAGGGCGGCAAGGTCGAGGACGCCCTCACCACCCGGCACCTCGTAGCAAGAGGATAGGGTTTCGAGCGCCCGGCGCTGAGCCTCGGTGATGCGGCCCTCGCGGCGTACGAAGCTCCGCACGGGGCGCCGCCTGGAGCTCGCGTGGGCGCGCGCCTCGGCGGTCAAAAAAACAACCCGTCGATCGGCGAGGAAGCGCTGGCGTAGGCGCGCCGGGGGATGCGTCCGGCCCGATAGGCCTCGCGGCCGGCCGCCACCGCCTTGCACATGGCACTCGCCATCAGGACCGGGTCCTTCGCCCCCGCGATGGCGGTGTTCATCAACACCCCGTCGCACCCGAGCTCCATGGCGATGGCGGCATCGGAGGCGGTACCGACCCCGGCGTCGACCAGGATCGGGACCGTGGCGTTCTCGACGATGGTGCGGATGTTATACGGATTGCGGATCCCGAGCCCCGAGCCGATGGGGGCGGCGAGCGGCATCACGGCGACGCAGCCGATGCGCTCGAAACGCTTGGCCATGATCGGGTCGTCGTTGGTGTACACCATCACCTCGAAGCCCTCGCCCACCAGCACCTCGGCGGCCGCAAGGGTCGCGGGGATATCCGGAAACAACGTCTTCTCATCGCCCAGCACCTCCAACTTCACGAGCGCATGGCCTTCCAGCAACTCGCGGGCGAGGCGGCAGGTGCGGATCGCCGATGGGGCGTCATAACAGCCGGCCGTGTTGGGCAGGATGGTATAGCGGGTCGGCGGGAGCACATCGAGGAGATTGGGCTCGCCCGGATCCTGTCCGATGTTGGTGCGGCGGAGCGCTACGGTTACGATCTCCGCACAGCTTGCGTCGACGGCGCGCCGCGTCTCCTCGAGGTCGCGATACTTGCCGGTGCCGATGAGGAGCCGGGACCGATAGGGGACGCCGGCGATGACCAGCCGGTCTTCGATCACGGTGCTATTCCCTCCCCCCGGCAGGGGGAGGGCACAATCTTATTCCCTCCCCCTGGGAGGGGGAGGGCGAGGGTGGGGGTCGAGCGTCGCATAGTTCTGAGGGACTCAACCCCCATCCTGGCCTTCGTCCTTCCAATGATCCCGTCACTCCACCCTCTCGGTGTAGCCAGGGAGCGAGATTCCGCTCCCCTCCCCTGCGGAGCGGGGGAGGGTAGGGTGGGGGTAAAGCTGCGGTCAGGAAAGGGTTTGGTCAGCGCGTGTAGCGCTGACCCCCACCCCCACCCTCCCCCGTCCGCAAAAAGCACGGACAGGGGAGGGAGTTTCCCGGCGCTGCCGGAGGGAATGGGAGCTTGTCGAGGTACCCGAAACTTCAAATGTCTTTGACTAGGTTTTTTCACAAACTCTCATCCGCCGCCGATGGCGCGGACCACCTCCACCCGATCGCTCTCTTTCAGGGGATCGGCCGCATACCGGCCGCGCGGAACGATCTCGCCGTTGACCTCCACCGCGAACCGACCTCGAACGCCCAGGGCCGCGAGGAGGCCGGCCAAGGTCAGACCCTCGGGCAGCTCCCGTTCCCTGCCGTTCACTATGATCTGCACGGCGCGCAATCCGGCGTGATGTCCTGAAATATTGGATTAATAAAAATTTTGAGGACGACACGCATCACGTACCGCCCGACCCGAGATCCACCGTCAATCCCTCCTGGGCCAGGTGGCAGACGAGGGGCGAGCGCCGATCCGCGATGACGGCGAGCGCCTCGTCATGGATCCGGTGCAGGGCGCCATCGGTCGCCGAAGGGTCGTGGTGATAGAGAT of Pseudomonadota bacterium contains these proteins:
- the narJ gene encoding nitrate reductase molybdenum cofactor assembly chaperone, with protein sequence MRIYKLLSVLLEYPNAELPEHLAEIEKMIGGLEQSTPEDQQSLLNFIAWAQTLPLTELQEHYVKTFDLKPDNALYLTHHLFEEQDRARGPALVKLSEYFQAQGYTIEKGELPDYLPLLLEYVSTLPDEQNARQFLHQAVEVAALLARNLENMESPYALLLHIVERQGRLAEAVAHEAPRGNRDQARAAANQ
- the trmB gene encoding tRNA (guanosine(46)-N7)-methyltransferase TrmB is translated as MRSFVRREGRITEAQRRALETLSSCYEVPGGEGVLDLAALFGREAERYLEIGCGAGETLVALAARHPENDYLGVEVYRPGLGRLMRDIAAAALVNVRVLADDAAEALAERVPDRALSGVYLFFPDPWPKSRHHKRRLIQPPFARLLREKLRPHGLVFVATDWENYALHILSVMSGEAGFVNLAGTAAFAPRPCWRPLTRYEQRARRRGHVVRDMVFAPA
- a CDS encoding thiazole synthase, yielding MIEDRLVIAGVPYRSRLLIGTGKYRDLEETRRAVDASCAEIVTVALRRTNIGQDPGEPNLLDVLPPTRYTILPNTAGCYDAPSAIRTCRLARELLEGHALVKLEVLGDEKTLFPDIPATLAAAEVLVGEGFEVMVYTNDDPIMAKRFERIGCVAVMPLAAPIGSGLGIRNPYNIRTIVENATVPILVDAGVGTASDAAIAMELGCDGVLMNTAIAGAKDPVLMASAMCKAVAAGREAYRAGRIPRRAYASASSPIDGLFF
- the thiS gene encoding sulfur carrier protein ThiS, which encodes MQIIVNGRERELPEGLTLAGLLAALGVRGRFAVEVNGEIVPRGRYAADPLKESDRVEVVRAIGGG